In Paracoccus aerodenitrificans, the following are encoded in one genomic region:
- a CDS encoding aldo/keto reductase, whose protein sequence is MTSNPMIRLNDGAEMPTIGFGVLFSSGNETIEMVKTAIGSGYRLIDTAAAYRNEEQVGEAIRQSGIDRSELFVTTKLFLADYGYDEAMRGFDTSMEKLGLDYLDLYLLHWPVPRNFDATLASWRALEDLQAAGRIRSIGVCNFNPDHLDNLIVQSRVVPAVNQVELNPYFTQADVRVANVRHGIVTQAWSPIGGVNRYWAENPEAPRDPLSDQVVTKLAAKYRKTPAQIILRWHVQHGNSAIPKSSNPERIRQNIDIFDFRLTRSEMSALDVLDTGLRGGPDPEVNDLKAIRNRTAK, encoded by the coding sequence ATGACAAGCAATCCCATGATCAGATTGAACGACGGCGCGGAAATGCCCACTATCGGCTTCGGCGTGCTGTTCAGCAGCGGCAATGAGACCATCGAAATGGTGAAGACCGCGATTGGTTCAGGCTATCGCCTGATCGACACGGCCGCTGCCTACCGTAATGAAGAGCAGGTCGGCGAAGCGATCCGGCAGAGCGGGATCGACCGTTCGGAGCTATTCGTAACAACGAAGCTGTTTCTTGCCGATTACGGCTACGACGAGGCGATGCGCGGCTTCGATACCAGCATGGAAAAGCTGGGGCTGGATTATCTAGACCTCTATCTTCTGCATTGGCCGGTGCCGCGCAACTTCGATGCGACGCTGGCATCGTGGCGCGCACTGGAGGACTTGCAGGCTGCGGGGCGCATTCGGTCCATCGGCGTTTGCAATTTCAACCCTGATCACCTCGACAATCTCATCGTGCAAAGCCGCGTGGTTCCAGCCGTCAATCAGGTCGAGCTCAATCCCTATTTCACGCAGGCCGACGTTCGGGTCGCGAATGTGCGCCACGGCATCGTCACGCAAGCCTGGTCGCCCATCGGTGGGGTCAATCGCTATTGGGCGGAAAACCCCGAAGCACCGCGCGATCCGCTGTCCGATCAAGTCGTTACCAAGCTTGCAGCGAAATATCGTAAAACACCTGCGCAGATCATCCTGCGGTGGCATGTGCAGCACGGCAACTCAGCCATCCCGAAATCGAGCAATCCCGAACGGATCCGGCAGAATATCGATATCTTCGACTTTCGACTGACCCGGTCGGAAATGTCGGCCCTTGATGTCCTCGATACCGGATTACGCGGCGGCCCCGATCCTGAGGTGAACGATCTGAAAGCCATCCGGAACAGAACCGCAAAATAA
- a CDS encoding aldo/keto reductase codes for MRKAPVTTLNNGVEMPLLGFGVYQMDDPAECEAAVAEALRVGYRLIDTAAAYENEHAVGRAIAQSGIPRDEIFVTTKLWVQDAGYDATKAAFQRSIDRLQLDYLDLYLIHQPYSDVHGSWRAMEDLYYAEKIRAIGISNFQPDRVMDIMSFNRITPAVNQIETHPFHQRVEEEKFLIENGVQMQSWGPFAEGRNNLFSNITLKEIAEARDRTVAQVVLKWLLQRNIVAIPKSVRPGRIAENFASFGFDLSDEEMATIATIDTGESAFIDHRDPEAVKGIAAWKFDT; via the coding sequence ATGAGGAAAGCACCCGTCACCACACTTAATAACGGCGTGGAAATGCCGCTGCTGGGATTTGGCGTCTATCAGATGGACGATCCCGCAGAATGCGAAGCGGCCGTGGCCGAAGCCCTGCGCGTCGGCTACCGGCTGATCGATACGGCCGCCGCCTATGAGAACGAGCATGCTGTCGGTCGCGCTATCGCACAAAGCGGCATCCCCCGCGACGAGATTTTCGTTACGACCAAACTCTGGGTTCAGGATGCCGGCTACGACGCCACCAAGGCCGCGTTTCAGCGCTCGATCGATCGCCTGCAACTGGATTATCTGGACCTCTACCTGATCCATCAGCCCTATAGCGACGTGCACGGCTCGTGGCGCGCCATGGAGGACCTGTATTACGCGGAAAAGATCCGCGCCATCGGTATCAGCAATTTCCAGCCTGATCGCGTCATGGACATCATGTCGTTCAATCGCATCACGCCTGCGGTGAACCAGATCGAAACCCATCCCTTCCATCAGCGCGTCGAGGAGGAGAAATTCCTGATCGAGAACGGCGTACAGATGCAATCCTGGGGGCCATTTGCCGAGGGGCGCAACAACCTGTTCAGCAATATCACCCTGAAAGAGATTGCCGAGGCACGTGACCGGACGGTCGCGCAGGTGGTCCTGAAATGGCTGCTGCAGCGCAATATAGTCGCCATCCCGAAATCCGTGCGCCCCGGCCGCATTGCCGAAAATTTCGCCAGTTTCGGCTTCGATCTGAGCGATGAGGAGATGGCGACCATCGCCACGATCGACACCGGCGAAAGCGCCTTTATCGATCACCGCGATCCCGAAGCCGTCAAGGGGATCGCCGCATGGAAATTCGATACCTGA
- a CDS encoding SDR family NAD(P)-dependent oxidoreductase, whose protein sequence is MNNLSGKTALVTGAGTGIGRGIALRLAEEGADVVIIGRTEATLQEAAAQHERISHMVADIGRSEDLERVISDIEDGYGKLDILVNNAGVAPVTPFTDLDMAEFDNVFKSNVRGLVELTHRALPLLKETRGNVINISTSIVDKPMANMGTYAASKAAVNMFTRVWAKELAADGVRVNSVGVGPIETPIYEKTALSEEEAQQHVDRVRTIVPLGRFGTVDEVAQVVLFLASDAASYVTGADYAVDGGFAA, encoded by the coding sequence ATGAATAACCTCTCAGGAAAAACCGCCCTCGTCACCGGCGCCGGCACCGGCATCGGACGCGGCATCGCATTGCGGCTGGCCGAAGAAGGCGCAGACGTCGTCATTATCGGCCGCACCGAAGCGACCTTGCAGGAAGCGGCCGCCCAGCACGAGCGAATCTCGCATATGGTCGCCGATATCGGGCGGTCTGAAGATCTGGAACGTGTGATCAGCGATATCGAAGACGGCTATGGCAAGCTCGACATTCTGGTGAACAATGCCGGCGTCGCGCCGGTCACGCCCTTCACCGATCTGGACATGGCCGAGTTCGACAATGTGTTCAAATCTAATGTTCGGGGCCTGGTGGAACTGACCCACCGGGCGCTGCCGCTGCTGAAGGAAACCAGGGGCAATGTCATCAACATCTCGACCTCGATCGTCGATAAGCCGATGGCAAATATGGGCACCTATGCGGCCAGCAAGGCGGCGGTGAACATGTTCACCCGCGTCTGGGCCAAGGAACTGGCCGCCGATGGCGTCCGCGTGAATTCCGTGGGGGTCGGCCCGATCGAAACCCCGATCTACGAAAAGACCGCGCTGTCGGAGGAAGAGGCGCAGCAGCATGTCGACCGCGTCAGGACAATCGTCCCACTCGGCCGCTTCGGCACCGTGGATGAGGTCGCCCAGGTCGTCCTGTTTCTCGCATCCGACGCCGCAAGCTATGTCACCGGCGCCGACTATGCCGTCGACGGAGGGTTCGCCGCTTAA
- a CDS encoding YybH family protein — protein sequence MKSNTMFAAALALAPFIGTTAIAQNETAAAEERTDAQAIQAIHEEWAELIAEKDSAAIGALYAEDAVLMAQGEVAVEGADAIEDRWARQLTLDSFDFSLTPQQLVVSSSGDLAHDRGSYDFAVTLPQGEITDTGKYVLIWQKIDGDWKVIADIFNSDPAKAAE from the coding sequence ATGAAATCCAACACTATGTTTGCCGCCGCACTGGCGCTGGCCCCATTCATCGGGACCACAGCCATTGCGCAAAATGAAACAGCAGCAGCCGAAGAACGCACCGATGCTCAGGCCATACAGGCTATCCATGAAGAATGGGCGGAACTGATCGCTGAAAAGGACAGCGCGGCAATTGGCGCGCTCTATGCCGAAGACGCCGTGCTGATGGCACAGGGCGAGGTCGCCGTAGAAGGCGCTGACGCCATCGAAGACCGCTGGGCGCGTCAGCTTACGCTGGACAGCTTCGATTTCAGCCTGACGCCGCAGCAGCTGGTAGTCTCATCCTCGGGCGATCTCGCCCATGATCGCGGCAGCTATGATTTTGCGGTCACCCTGCCGCAGGGCGAAATCACCGATACCGGCAAATATGTCCTCATCTGGCAGAAAATCGACGGCGACTGGAAGGTCATTGCCGACATCTTCAACAGCGATCCCGCCAAAGCGGCCGAGTGA
- a CDS encoding quinone oxidoreductase family protein, translated as MRKVVLNEFGGPENLVVETADDLKAGPGEVLIDVEAAGVNFLDVTQRSGASAVHKVGLPLVPGLEGVGRVRELGVGVGETDGLKVGSRVAWMDGRGSYASQVVISPDRIVSVPDDFTLSQGLIFQALTAHYLVHEYRNVKPGDRALVHAASGGVGQLLVQWLKHFGAWVVGTVSTKEKAEAVRALGADEVVVYGRDYDFKDQVLALTDGEGVDLAFDGLGAKTLMNTIGSLRRGGTVVAIGAASGPIPAIEPTVLTPKALRLAGGSVFSFVADPAELRKRAADVVTGIQEGWLQLENATEYPLDGAADAHADLENRRAKGKLYLKP; from the coding sequence ATGCGGAAAGTCGTGTTGAATGAATTTGGCGGCCCGGAAAATCTGGTCGTGGAAACGGCCGATGATCTGAAGGCGGGACCGGGCGAGGTTCTGATCGACGTGGAAGCCGCCGGGGTCAACTTTCTGGACGTGACGCAGCGCAGCGGGGCCTCGGCCGTCCACAAGGTCGGGCTGCCGCTGGTTCCGGGCCTCGAAGGCGTCGGACGGGTGCGTGAGTTGGGCGTCGGCGTCGGCGAGACCGATGGGCTCAAGGTCGGATCGCGCGTGGCCTGGATGGACGGGCGCGGGTCCTATGCAAGCCAGGTGGTTATCTCACCCGACCGTATCGTGTCGGTGCCCGATGACTTCACGCTCAGCCAAGGGCTGATCTTTCAGGCGCTGACTGCGCATTACCTCGTCCATGAATATCGCAATGTGAAGCCGGGCGACCGGGCTCTGGTCCATGCCGCATCGGGCGGCGTCGGGCAGTTGCTGGTTCAGTGGCTGAAGCATTTTGGCGCCTGGGTCGTGGGCACCGTCTCGACCAAGGAGAAGGCGGAAGCCGTCCGGGCGCTCGGGGCCGATGAGGTGGTCGTCTATGGCCGCGATTATGACTTCAAGGATCAGGTGCTGGCGCTGACCGATGGTGAAGGCGTCGATCTGGCCTTTGACGGGCTGGGCGCAAAGACGCTTATGAATACAATCGGATCGCTGCGTCGCGGCGGCACGGTCGTCGCCATCGGCGCGGCCTCCGGTCCGATCCCCGCGATTGAACCGACCGTGCTGACACCCAAGGCGCTGCGTCTCGCAGGTGGGTCCGTCTTCAGCTTTGTCGCCGACCCGGCCGAACTGCGCAAGCGCGCCGCCGACGTCGTGACGGGCATTCAGGAAGGTTGGCTGCAACTGGAAAACGCCACCGAATATCCGCTGGACGGCGCAGCAGATGCCCATGCCGATCTGGAGAACCGGCGTGCCAAGGGCAAGCTGTATCTGAAGCCCTGA
- a CDS encoding LysR family transcriptional regulator produces MPSGPHSDISSFLAVAQERSFTKAAARLGMTPSALSHAVRNLEDRLGIRLLNRTTRNVAPTEAGDQLIQSVGPLFEQIDIELGNLGDLRDRPGGKLRITCNDYVIETIFRPKLQGFLDQYPEIEVEFSIDYGFTDIIEDSFDAGVRLGDAVSKDMIAMRIGPDFRFLVVGAPSYFERHPRPEQPQDLTTLPCINLRSMTAGSFFPWAFEKEGKEINVRVEGQLAFNSVLPILQSAIDGAGLAYLPEDLAAPHLESGALIAVMEEWCAYGPGYHLYYPNRRLAARSFSVFRETMRYGVTSG; encoded by the coding sequence ATGCCATCGGGTCCGCACAGCGATATCTCCTCCTTCCTCGCTGTGGCGCAGGAGCGCAGCTTCACGAAAGCGGCTGCCCGGCTGGGGATGACGCCCTCGGCGCTGAGCCACGCCGTGCGCAATCTGGAGGACCGGCTCGGAATCCGGCTTCTGAACCGCACCACCCGCAACGTCGCGCCGACCGAGGCGGGCGATCAGTTGATCCAGTCGGTCGGGCCGCTGTTCGAGCAGATCGATATCGAACTTGGCAATCTCGGCGATCTGCGCGACCGTCCGGGCGGCAAGCTGCGCATCACCTGCAATGACTATGTGATCGAGACGATCTTCCGCCCCAAACTACAGGGCTTTCTGGACCAATACCCGGAAATTGAGGTCGAGTTCTCGATTGATTACGGCTTTACCGACATCATCGAGGACAGCTTCGACGCTGGGGTTCGTCTGGGCGATGCCGTCAGCAAGGACATGATCGCCATGCGGATCGGCCCGGACTTCCGCTTCCTCGTGGTCGGCGCGCCGTCATACTTTGAGCGCCATCCCCGGCCCGAGCAACCTCAGGATTTGACCACGCTGCCTTGCATCAACTTGCGTTCGATGACAGCGGGCTCTTTCTTTCCATGGGCCTTCGAGAAAGAGGGAAAGGAGATCAACGTCCGCGTCGAGGGCCAGCTTGCTTTCAACAGCGTCCTGCCGATCCTGCAATCAGCTATCGACGGCGCCGGGCTGGCCTATCTGCCCGAAGACCTTGCCGCACCGCATCTTGAAAGCGGAGCTTTGATCGCCGTGATGGAAGAGTGGTGCGCCTATGGACCCGGTTATCACCTCTACTATCCTAACCGCCGACTTGCTGCGCGCAGCTTTTCCGTCTTTCGCGAGACAATGCGGTATGGCGTCACATCGGGCTAG
- a CDS encoding IS1182 family transposase yields the protein MMGPRQEAQPALFYEFSLEDHVPQEHLLRSIDRFVDLSSIRAHLSDFYSHTGRPSVDPELLIRMLLVGYCFGIRSERRLCEEVHLNLAYRWFCRLDLSDRVPDHSTFSKNRHGRFRDSELLRHLFEMTVTRCIEEGLVSGQRLAVDASLIEADANKQNSTAKEDWDATLIDPSDAPRAVREYLDTLDKAAFGAASEVHPKFTSHSDPASQWTAARKGPAFFSYSDNYLIDTDHGVIVDVEATRSIRQAEVGSTKTMLKRVKDKFDLHPERLIADTAYGTGPMLGWLVDRGIAPHIPVFDKSGRNDGTWTRADFEWDAENDQYICPEGHRLKQFRRNYSDPNRGPTGKGTAKYRALKLTCQSCPSKQKCCPNADARSITREEHEDARQIARDIAKTRQYEISMKLRKKVEMLFAHLKRILGLGRLRLRGPCGANDEFLLAATAQNLRKLAKIFPAPQHPRKA from the coding sequence ATGATGGGACCGCGGCAGGAGGCGCAGCCGGCGCTGTTTTACGAGTTCTCACTGGAGGATCATGTTCCTCAGGAGCATCTTCTTCGGTCCATTGATCGGTTTGTCGATCTCAGCAGCATCCGTGCGCATCTTTCGGATTTCTACAGCCACACCGGCCGGCCGTCTGTCGATCCCGAGTTGCTGATCCGGATGCTGCTGGTTGGCTATTGCTTCGGCATTCGTTCGGAGCGGCGCCTTTGCGAAGAGGTGCATCTGAATCTGGCCTATCGCTGGTTCTGCCGCCTGGATCTCAGCGACCGGGTTCCGGATCATTCGACGTTTTCGAAGAACCGGCACGGGCGGTTCCGCGACAGCGAGTTGCTGAGGCATCTGTTCGAGATGACCGTCACGCGCTGCATCGAGGAGGGGCTGGTCAGCGGGCAGCGGCTGGCGGTGGATGCCAGCCTGATCGAGGCGGATGCCAATAAGCAGAACTCGACAGCGAAGGAAGATTGGGATGCAACGCTGATAGACCCCTCGGATGCGCCCCGCGCCGTGCGCGAATACCTTGACACGTTGGACAAGGCCGCATTTGGCGCCGCCAGCGAGGTCCATCCGAAATTCACCTCACATTCCGACCCGGCCAGCCAATGGACGGCGGCGCGCAAAGGTCCGGCATTCTTCAGCTATTCCGACAATTACCTGATCGACACGGATCATGGCGTGATTGTCGATGTCGAGGCGACACGATCCATCCGGCAGGCCGAGGTCGGATCAACCAAAACCATGCTGAAGAGGGTGAAAGACAAGTTCGACCTGCATCCTGAACGCCTGATCGCGGATACCGCCTACGGCACCGGACCGATGTTGGGCTGGCTGGTCGACAGGGGCATTGCCCCGCATATCCCTGTCTTCGACAAGTCCGGGCGCAATGACGGCACCTGGACCCGGGCAGACTTCGAATGGGATGCAGAGAACGATCAATACATCTGCCCGGAAGGTCACAGGCTCAAACAGTTCCGCCGCAACTATTCGGACCCGAACCGCGGCCCGACTGGCAAGGGAACCGCCAAATACCGCGCACTGAAACTGACCTGCCAGTCCTGCCCATCGAAACAGAAGTGCTGCCCGAACGCCGATGCCAGATCAATCACCCGCGAGGAACACGAAGATGCGCGCCAGATCGCCCGGGACATCGCCAAGACCCGCCAATACGAAATCTCGATGAAGCTCCGCAAGAAGGTCGAGATGCTGTTTGCTCATCTGAAACGCATCCTCGGGCTGGGGCGCCTGCGGCTAAGGGGACCTTGCGGCGCGAACGACGAATTCCTCCTTGCCGCCACCGCCCAGAACCTCCGCAAACTCGCCAAGATCTTTCCTGCACCGCAGCATCCGCGAAAAGCCTGA
- a CDS encoding tyrosine-type recombinase/integrase — translation MNETTCLLGFHGAAKPMSTRRNVKSDADLAADAHERGRDYLGLAQIERLLAAAKAGRHGVRDHLLILMMFRHGLRVSEAIALRRYHVNLAQSRLWVPRLKRGLSVEHPIEGDELRVIRRWLGQRDDRLPWLFVSERQQPMTRQAVNYLVAAAGIRAGLGHIHPHMLRHSCGFALANRGYDLRLIQDYLGHRDPRHTAHYTRTAASRFDGLW, via the coding sequence TTGAACGAAACCACTTGTCTCCTTGGCTTTCACGGAGCCGCCAAACCCATGTCCACGCGGCGAAATGTCAAAAGTGATGCCGATTTGGCCGCCGATGCGCATGAACGCGGGCGGGACTATCTCGGCTTGGCACAAATTGAACGGCTGCTTGCCGCCGCCAAGGCTGGCCGGCACGGCGTCCGCGATCACCTGCTGATCTTGATGATGTTCCGACACGGGCTGCGAGTTTCGGAAGCCATTGCCCTGCGTCGGTATCATGTCAATTTGGCGCAGTCCCGCCTTTGGGTTCCGCGACTGAAACGCGGCCTCAGCGTCGAGCATCCCATCGAGGGCGACGAGCTGCGGGTGATCCGACGTTGGTTGGGGCAACGCGACGACCGGTTGCCGTGGCTGTTTGTCTCCGAACGGCAGCAACCAATGACCCGGCAGGCGGTGAACTATCTGGTCGCTGCGGCCGGCATCCGTGCCGGCCTGGGACATATTCACCCGCACATGCTCCGACATTCCTGCGGCTTCGCCCTCGCCAATCGCGGCTATGACTTGCGACTGATCCAGGATTATCTCGGCCATCGTGATCCTCGGCATACAGCGCATTATACGCGAACGGCAGCGAGCAGGTTTGATGGATTATGGTGA
- a CDS encoding IS5 family transposase (programmed frameshift): MSNLFWLTDAQMERLKPYFPKSHGKPRVDDRRVLSGIIFINRNGLRWCDAPTDYGPAKTLYNRWKRWSENGTFARIMVGLAAESAEHNTIMIDATYLKAHRTASSLRVKKGGGGRQIGRTKGGMNTKLHAVTDAKGRPIGFFMSAGQVSDYTGAAALLNSLPEADWLLADRGYDADWFRDALKNKGIKVCIPGRKSRKKPVKYDKRRYKRRNRIEIMFGRLKDWRRVATRYDRCPETFFSAILLAATVIFWL; the protein is encoded by the exons ATGAGCAACCTTTTCTGGCTGACTGACGCGCAGATGGAGCGTCTGAAACCCTATTTCCCGAAATCCCACGGCAAGCCACGCGTTGACGACCGGCGTGTGCTGAGCGGCATAATATTCATCAATCGTAATGGCTTGCGATGGTGCGACGCGCCGACGGACTACGGCCCCGCCAAGACGCTCTACAACCGCTGGAAGCGCTGGAGCGAGAACGGGACCTTCGCCCGGATCATGGTGGGCCTCGCCGCCGAGAGCGCCGAACACAATACGATCATGATCGACGCGACCTATCTGAAAGCGCACCGCACGGCCTCGAGCCTGCGGGTCAAAAAAGGGGGCG GCGGGCGCCAGATCGGGCGAACGAAAGGCGGCATGAACACGAAACTGCACGCCGTCACCGACGCGAAGGGCCGGCCGATAGGGTTCTTCATGTCCGCCGGACAAGTCAGTGATTACACCGGGGCAGCGGCACTTCTGAACAGCCTGCCGGAGGCGGATTGGCTGCTGGCCGATCGGGGCTATGATGCCGACTGGTTCAGAGATGCCTTGAAAAACAAGGGGATAAAGGTTTGCATCCCGGGTCGGAAGTCGCGCAAGAAACCCGTCAAATACGACAAGCGGCGCTACAAACGCCGCAACCGCATCGAAATCATGTTCGGCCGACTCAAGGATTGGAGGCGCGTCGCCACCCGATACGACCGTTGCCCCGAGACCTTCTTCTCTGCAATCCTGCTCGCCGCGACCGTCATCTTCTGGTTATGA
- a CDS encoding SDR family oxidoreductase → MPWRARGSQQSSKRVAATDEIAAAALWLASESAFYIVGQNIVIDGGTST, encoded by the coding sequence GTGCCTTGGCGCGCGCGTGGCAGCCAGCAATCTTCCAAGCGGGTCGCCGCGACCGATGAAATTGCCGCTGCCGCTCTCTGGCTCGCGTCCGAGAGTGCTTTCTACATAGTCGGCCAGAACATCGTTATCGACGGCGGCACTTCCACATGA
- a CDS encoding TetR/AcrR family transcriptional regulator, whose translation MEVFWAKGYEGAQLNDLIAAIGITPPSFYAAFGSKEAAFHEAVDLYLATVGSGPKRVLEEAATTKQGIRAALEDSIDVALSAKPGGCLLILGVVNCLPENEAARSHLLSARRKTVAMLRVRLERGVRDGDLASDTDVNGLAAFYHGVMQAISFQARDGATRAELKALIEPALAALPFIR comes from the coding sequence ATGGAGGTATTCTGGGCAAAAGGCTATGAGGGTGCACAGCTCAACGATCTCATCGCCGCGATCGGCATCACCCCCCCGAGTTTCTATGCCGCCTTTGGCTCTAAGGAAGCCGCCTTCCACGAAGCGGTTGATCTCTATCTTGCAACGGTCGGATCGGGACCGAAGCGCGTGCTGGAAGAGGCGGCGACGACAAAGCAGGGAATCCGTGCTGCGCTGGAAGACAGCATCGACGTGGCATTGTCGGCCAAGCCGGGGGGATGCCTTCTGATTCTCGGTGTCGTTAACTGCCTGCCAGAGAATGAGGCCGCACGCTCTCATCTTCTCAGCGCTCGCAGGAAGACGGTCGCAATGCTGCGCGTACGCCTCGAACGAGGCGTGCGCGACGGCGACCTTGCGAGCGATACTGACGTCAACGGTCTTGCCGCATTTTACCATGGAGTGATGCAGGCGATTTCCTTCCAGGCTCGTGATGGCGCTACGCGCGCGGAGTTGAAAGCATTGATAGAACCTGCACTGGCGGCGCTGCCTTTCATCAGGTGA
- a CDS encoding MFS transporter, translating into MSELQSCISAEIESDGKAHTGPESSMPMVVYFLGLTCFMLGTSEFMVAGMMPALAQAFGVTVAEVGNLISLYAAGMVIGGPILTVLLLRFGVPNKAALLLLLGFYIGGSAIAAGTSSYDVMAAARVLTGVAASACFGVSISIAADLVASDQRGRASSLVLAGLMLATVLGVPAATLIEQNFGWRISFRVIVVLATLCATVIAFLAPGSKKASVDGAQLPNLPSELASFRNARLWAAFATSGLIIGATFAAFSYFSPIFTEITGFSSALIPVLLAAFGTATVIGNLLIGRYADRYIFPILTGGLAVLSVALLLFAVFADDAIISIAAFVAIGFAGLPMNPAMVARVMRAVPAGPLVNTVHVSVINIGLAFGTWAGGLGIKAGYGLTSPLWIGFGLAVLGLASLAPVKARRLS; encoded by the coding sequence ATGAGTGAGCTGCAGTCCTGCATATCAGCGGAAATAGAGAGTGACGGGAAGGCGCACACCGGCCCAGAGTCGAGCATGCCGATGGTGGTCTATTTCCTTGGCCTCACCTGCTTCATGCTTGGAACCTCCGAGTTCATGGTAGCGGGCATGATGCCTGCACTCGCACAGGCGTTCGGCGTCACCGTCGCCGAAGTTGGCAACCTAATTTCGCTTTATGCCGCTGGGATGGTCATTGGCGGTCCGATTCTGACGGTCCTGCTCCTTCGGTTCGGTGTGCCGAACAAAGCCGCACTACTTTTGCTGCTGGGGTTTTACATCGGCGGGAGCGCCATCGCTGCGGGCACATCGAGCTACGACGTCATGGCGGCCGCTCGCGTTCTGACAGGTGTGGCCGCCTCCGCATGCTTTGGCGTATCCATCTCGATTGCCGCCGATCTTGTCGCTTCGGATCAGAGAGGGCGTGCGTCCTCGCTTGTGTTGGCTGGATTGATGCTGGCGACTGTTCTCGGTGTGCCCGCTGCAACGCTGATCGAGCAAAATTTCGGATGGCGGATCAGTTTCCGGGTGATCGTCGTATTGGCGACCCTCTGTGCTACCGTTATCGCCTTTCTCGCCCCTGGCTCGAAGAAGGCATCGGTTGATGGCGCTCAGTTACCAAACCTGCCGAGCGAACTGGCGTCGTTCCGTAACGCTCGCCTTTGGGCTGCTTTCGCCACAAGCGGGCTAATCATCGGCGCGACCTTTGCTGCATTCAGCTATTTCTCGCCTATCTTCACCGAGATTACAGGCTTTTCCTCCGCTTTGATTCCGGTCCTTCTTGCCGCCTTTGGTACGGCCACAGTGATCGGTAATCTTCTGATCGGCCGCTATGCCGACCGCTACATCTTTCCTATCCTGACCGGAGGATTGGCCGTCCTCTCGGTCGCGCTGCTCTTGTTTGCCGTCTTTGCCGACGACGCGATCATTAGCATTGCAGCCTTCGTCGCAATCGGTTTCGCAGGCTTGCCGATGAACCCCGCCATGGTCGCTCGGGTAATGCGTGCGGTTCCGGCAGGGCCGCTGGTCAATACGGTCCATGTCTCTGTCATCAACATCGGCCTTGCGTTCGGAACCTGGGCGGGCGGCCTTGGTATCAAAGCCGGCTACGGGTTGACTTCACCGCTCTGGATCGGATTCGGTCTCGCTGTTCTTGGACTCGCCAGCCTCGCTCCGGTGAAGGCGCGTCGACTTTCTTAG
- a CDS encoding TetR/AcrR family transcriptional regulator → MAGRPREFDRDAALAKARDAFWSRGYEGVSITDLVDTLGLASARIYAAFGSKEKLFREAVVLYDEGEGGFATRALAEEPTAAGAIERSLREAVETYTREGRPQGCMVVSAATNCAAENDGVRKFLADYRRRRNTSLVERLERAVTEGELQLDTDAQALGDYYATVLHGLSVQARDGVSRARLLVTIPTMMLAIQSAKA, encoded by the coding sequence ATGGCGGGACGCCCGCGCGAGTTCGACCGGGATGCGGCATTGGCCAAGGCGCGCGATGCCTTCTGGTCGCGTGGCTATGAGGGTGTGTCGATAACCGATCTGGTAGACACTCTTGGCCTTGCTTCGGCGCGTATCTATGCAGCCTTCGGATCGAAGGAGAAACTGTTTCGGGAAGCTGTTGTGCTCTACGATGAAGGTGAAGGCGGCTTCGCCACTCGGGCGCTGGCAGAGGAACCGACAGCGGCGGGAGCCATCGAGCGCAGCCTGCGCGAAGCGGTCGAGACATATACTCGTGAGGGGCGGCCCCAAGGTTGTATGGTGGTATCGGCCGCGACCAACTGCGCGGCTGAGAATGATGGTGTGCGGAAGTTCCTTGCGGACTACCGCCGCCGCCGCAACACCTCGCTGGTCGAACGGCTGGAACGTGCGGTGACCGAGGGCGAGTTGCAACTGGATACGGATGCGCAGGCGCTTGGCGACTATTACGCCACGGTCCTGCATGGGTTATCCGTACAGGCACGGGACGGAGTTTCGCGGGCACGGCTGTTAGTAACTATTCCCACGATGATGCTCGCAATCCAGAGCGCGAAGGCGTGA